The following are encoded together in the Panicum virgatum strain AP13 chromosome 6K, P.virgatum_v5, whole genome shotgun sequence genome:
- the LOC120713254 gene encoding BTB/POZ and MATH domain-containing protein 2-like — MPCLMPSVRPTFAAHCLVLALRSPVFKAELCGPMRELGGAAQPIAVEDMQPEVFRAMLHFIYTDSMDRSDDDLGRDYHGRNCDMVRHLLMAADRYAIERLKLTCQSILCRNLDVKNVATTLALAD; from the exons atgccttgctTGATGCCGTCGGTTCGACCG acgTTCGCCGCGCACTGCCTCGTGCTCGCCCTGCGCTCGCCGGTCTTCAAGGCGGAGCTCTGCGGCCCCATGCGGGAGCTCGGCGGGGCAGCGCAGCCCATCGCCGTCGAGGACATGCAGCCGGAGGTGTTCCGGGCCATGCTCCACTTCATCTACACCGACTCCATGGATCGCAGCGACGACGACCTCGGGAGGGACTACCACGGCAGGAACTGCGACATGGTCCGGCACCTGCTGATGGCGGCGGACAGGTACGCCATTGAGAGGCTCAAGCTGACCTGCCAGAGCATCCTCTGCCGCAACCTGGACGTCAAGAACGTGGCGACGACGCTTGCCTTGGCCGATTAG